The Streptomyces fungicidicus nucleotide sequence GAGGTGCTCCATGCCGAGGGCGCCCACCCGGTTCAGGCAGTGCTGCCCGATCCGCCACACGCCCTCGGCGAGCAGCAGCGCCGCGCCGAAGCCCAGCACGTACGGCAGCGCGGAGGCGAGGGTGAGCCCCTCCTCGCCGGCCGCCTGCCCCGCCAGTTTCGCGACCAGCAGCGGCGCGACGTAGCGGATGCCGATGTTGCCCACGGCCGGCAGCAGCAGCGCGGGCAGGGCCAGCCGTCGTAGTCGTGAGATCTCCCGGCCGTAGAGGCGCAGCGCGAGGACGACCGCGCTCCTGCCCGGCGTCGGAGCTTGTCCACCCGTGGTCGCCATCACACTCCCGGAGGTCGGTTCCCGGAAGTCTTCCGCCGAACGATCCCGCCGGTCCAGGCATTTACCACGTACGGGCGACAACCGGACACCGGGCGCGAGGTGACGCCCGGTGCCGGGCCGACGCCGCGGGGTATGCAGGCTGGTATGAGTTCCCAGCCCACGGCGCTGTTCGCCCTCGATCTGACCGGCACGTTCGCCTTCGGGCTGAACGGGGCGCTGACGGCGGTGCGTGCCGCGCGGCTGGACGTGGTGGGCGTGGTCGTCCTCGGACTGATCACCGCGATGGGCGGCGGCTTCATCCGGGACGTCCTGATCGACTCGCTGCCGCCCGCCACTCTGCTGGACTGGCGGTACTACACGCTCGCCACCCTGGGCGGCCTGATCGCCTTCGCGCTCAGCAGGCATCTGCGGAGGCTCGAGCGGGCCATCGACGTGCTCGACGCGGTCGGGCTGAGCACCTTCGCGGTCATCGGCGCGAGCAAGGCGCTGGACGCCGGGCTCGGCGTCGCGCCCTCGATCCTGCTCGGCGTGATCACCGCGGTGGGCGGCGGCACGATCCGTGACACGCTCGTCGGCCGGATCCCGACGGTGCTCCGCACCGGCCTGTACGCCATCCCCGCGCTGGTGGGCTCCGCGCTGACCGTCCTCACGGTCGAGACGGGCGTGTACGGACTGCCGGCCGCGCTGGGAGCGGCGGCGGCCT carries:
- a CDS encoding trimeric intracellular cation channel family protein; translated protein: MSSQPTALFALDLTGTFAFGLNGALTAVRAARLDVVGVVVLGLITAMGGGFIRDVLIDSLPPATLLDWRYYTLATLGGLIAFALSRHLRRLERAIDVLDAVGLSTFAVIGASKALDAGLGVAPSILLGVITAVGGGTIRDTLVGRIPTVLRTGLYAIPALVGSALTVLTVETGVYGLPAALGAAAACFLIRALGVRYGLNAPEPPETRGRRDSGEAGA